One part of the Anser cygnoides isolate HZ-2024a breed goose chromosome 9, Taihu_goose_T2T_genome, whole genome shotgun sequence genome encodes these proteins:
- the ZBTB38 gene encoding zinc finger and BTB domain-containing protein 38 isoform X2, whose product MTVMSHSKDLKDDFHSDTVLSILNEQRIRGILCDVTIIVEDTKFKAHSNVLAASSLYFKNIFWSRTICISGHVLELDDLKAEVFTEILNYIYSSTVVVKRQETVTDLAAAGKKLGISFLEDLTDVNFSSSPCPYAYCINEKGTVKEEKHEKRHEESAVTNGPRITNAFSIFETENSLFSPLDLRASFKKVSETIQTPNVSLDRRDACKDAEPASTLAEHSYAVSSGGDTFQGTPCFEQDSSPSYKTVEDHYENHQATPLVQPVKQACSTPKAAFKSQGTGLAVAKAPASTVTNTETPREAVNDQRIISFPKPQNKAGDFHLPREEENKSANVSGSAATVVPPAYNCNCCAKSFSDRALLSNLQLHSEHQETFVCKYCSKQFANLNILESHEQVCMRSSSLSVHNGNEQNFSDNYTATDGRNGSSYANAEPLLSENSITDYSNANCTLPETDHLVKVVDGQILYTCIVCKRSYVTLSSLRRHANVHSWRRTYPCHYCNKVFALAEYRTRHEIWHTGERRYQCIFCLETFMTYYILKNHQKSFHAIDHRLSVNKKTANGGLKPSMYPYKLYRLLPMKCRRLPYKSFRNSAYENVQTSSQANETASSNCFIQNSLSSELPSLNFQSNILTNNRTLALDTSSCNDAASSTNTQNSSSWGVGILNSDLQRDFFTADKRVPTAANDSSSHEYDSSIVSLTNVNENSTSVISYSSSAPSVIMHSSRVSSVIMHSKTVTSVENSKTESSSNLPSQSVSDDSKYGSENYGKCITKPKTIKEKKKTLQCTRAEATEDTQHVQGSGGSSSKTTNTVQESSKTETYIAKPALPGTSADSNVAPLCQITVKIGNEAIVKRHILGSKLFCKRGRKSKHESKQDNLIEESEMEIKEGSPSRLYSSECLELTEMCDDVSDQDSSDKPWRPYYNYKPKKKSKQLRKMKKTKWRKKHGNRNTVMESHSTCSREYALRNAPEEKAVSQEENTEMPSLHCELCERDKSSTTEIQDHVHWHVATSKPYICELCQKQFQSPSTLKMHMRCHTGEKPYTCKTCGKCFSVPGNLQKHERIHLGVKDFVCQYCNKAFTLNETLKIHERIHTGEKRYHCQFCLQSFLYLSTKRNHEQRHVREHNGKGYACFQCPKICKTAAALGMHQKKHLFKSPGPQDRKEQFCSGSAQLLENQHFLGPEGSEVKNIQNVTPEVIL is encoded by the coding sequence atGACAGTCATGTCCCATTCCAAGGATCTCAAGGACGACTTCCACAGTGACACTGTACTTTCTATTTTAAACGAACAGCGCATTAGGGGTATTTTATGTGATGTCACCATCATTGTGGAAGACACCAAATTTAAAGCCCATAGTAATGTGCTGGCAGCTTCAAGcctttactttaaaaacattttttggagTCGTACTATCTGTATTTCAGGTCATGTACTGGAGCTAGATGATCTCAAAGCTGAAGTGTTTACAGAAATACTGAACTACATCTACAGTTCCACAGTGGTTGTTAAGAGGCAGGAGACTGTAACAGACCTtgcagctgcagggaaaaaattGGGAATATCATTTCTCGAAGATCTTACAGATGTTAATTTTTCAAGCTCCCCGTGCCCCTATGCATACTGTATCAATGAGAAAGGGACtgttaaagaggaaaaacatgaaaagagacACGAAGAATCTGCTGTGACAAATGGACCACGAATTACAAATGCATTCTCaatttttgaaactgaaaacagtttgttttctcCACTTGATTTGAGGGCAAGCTTTAAAAAAGTATCTGAGACAATACAAACACCCAACGTCAGCCTTGACAGACGTGACGCTTGCAAAGATGCCGAGCCAGCCAGTACACTGGCAGAGCACTCCTACGCAGTTTCTTCGGGGGGAGATACTTTTCAAGGAACACCGTGTTTTGAACAGGACAGCAGCCCTTCATACAAAACGGTTGAAGACCACTATGAAAACCACCAAGCAACACCACTCGTTCAGCCAGTAAAACAAGCATGCAGTACTCCTAAGGCCGCTTTCAAGTCCCAGGGGACTGGTTTGGCTGTAGCAAAAGCACCGGCCTCTACAGTGACCAACACAGAAACCCCACGTGAAGCAGTTAATGATCAGagaattatttcctttccaaaacCTCAGAATAAAGCAGGAGATTTCCATTTgcccagagaagaggaaaacaaatctgCTAATGTCTCTGGATCTGCGGCAACTGTTGTTCCACCTGCTTACAACTGTAACTGCTGCGCAAAATCATTCAGTGACAGGGCATTACTAAGTAATCTTCAGCTCCACTCAGAGCATCAGGAAACTTTCGTATGCAAATACTGCAGCAAGCAATTTGCAAATCTAAATATACTGGAAAGTCATGAACAAGTCTGTATGAGATCAAGTAGCTTATCTGTTCACAATGGAAATGAACAAAATTTTTCAGATAACTATACTGCCACGGATGGAAGGAATGGAAGTTCATATGCAAACGCAGAGCCTCTATTGTCTGAAAACAGCATCACTGATTATTCTAATGCAAACTGCACTTTACCAGAAACAGATCATTTGGTTAAAGTTGTTGATGGGCAGATATTATATACTTGTATAGTTTGCAAACGTAGTTATGTAACATTGTCAAGCCTTCGAAGACATGCAAATGTGCATTCCTGGAGAAGAACATACCCTTGTCACTACTGCAACAAAGTATTTGCATTAGCTGAGTATCGCACCAGACACGAGATCTGGCACACCGGAGAAAGACGCTATCAGTGCATTTTCTGCCTGGAGACTTTTATGACTTACTATATTCtaaaaaatcatcagaaatCGTTCCATGCAATTGACCATCGCCTCTCAGTAAACAAGAAGACAGCCAATGGAGGCTTAAAACCAAGCATGTATCCATACAAACTTTATCGTCTTCTACCTATGAAATGCAGGCGACTACCTTATAAGTCCTTCCGAAATTCTGCATATGAAAATGTTCAAACAAGTAGCCAAGCTAATGAAACTGCTTCTAGTAACTGCTTCATTCAGAATTCTCTTAGCTCTGAGCTACCATCACTGAATTTTCAAAGTAATATACTAACAAACAACAGAACTCTTGCCCTGGACACCTCTTCATGTAATGATGCAGCATCTTCCACAAATACTCAGAATTCTTCCTCTTGGGGAGTAGGTATCTTAAATTCTGACCTGCAAAGAGACTTTTTCACAGCTGACAAAAGAGTTCCCACTGCCGCGAATGACTCTAGTTCTCATGAGTATGATTCCTCAATTGTGTCTTTAACTAACGTGAATGAAAATTCAACCTCTGTAATAAGTTACAGCAGTTCTGCACCCTCTGTTATAATGCACAGTAGCAGAGTTTCATCGGTAATAATGCACAGTAAAACAGTCACTTCTGTAGAAAACAGTAAGACAGAATCATCTAGTAATCTACCTAGTCAGTCTGTAAGTGATGACAGTAAATATGGGTCAGAAAATTATGGAAAATGCATTACCAAACCAAAAACtattaaggagaaaaagaaaacactgcagtgcaccagagcagaagcaaCTGAGGATACGCAGCACGTCCAAGGATCTGGAGGTTCATCTAGCAAAACCACTAATACTGTTCAAGAATCGAGTAAAACTGAAACTTACATTGCAAAGCCTGCCTTACCTGGAACATCTGCTGACAGCAATGTTGCTCCTCTTTGCcaaataacagtaaaaattgGTAACGAGGCCATTGTAAAAAGGCATATATTGGGATCTAAGCTGTTTTGTAAAAGGGGCCGCAAATCTAAACACGAGTCCAAACAGGACAATCTAATTGAGGAATCAGAAATGGAGATAAAGGAAGGAAGCCCATCTAGGCTCTATAGCTCAGAGTGCCTGGAGCTGACAGAAATGTGTGATGATGTAAGTGATCAGGACTCCAGTGATAAGCCCTGGAGACCGTATTACAATtacaaaccaaaaaagaaatctaaacagctaagaaaaatgaagaagaccaaatggaggaaaaagcaTGGAAACAGAAACACCGTTATGGAAAGTCACAGTACATGCAGTCGAGAGTATGCACTCAGGAATGCTCCTGAAGAAAAGGCTGTCAGTCAAGAAGAGAACACAGAAATGCCCAGTCTTCACTGTGAGCTCTGTGAAAGAGATAAATCTTCCACCACAGAAATTCAAGACCACGTACACTGGCATGTAGCTACTTCAAAGCCTTACATTTGTGAATTATGccaaaaacaatttcaaagtCCATCCACCTTAAAAATGCATATGAGGTGTCACACTGGGGAAAAGCCCTACACCTGCAAAACCTGTgggaaatgtttttcagttcCTGGAAATCTACAGAAACATGAACGTATTCACTTAGGTGTCAAAGACTTTGTCTGCCAATACTGTAATAAGGCATTTACTTTAAATGAAACGCTCAAAATACACGAAAGAATTCATACAGGAGAAAAACGCTACCACTGTCAGTTCTGCTTACAGAGTTTCCTGTACCTTTCTACCAAAAGGAACCACGAGCAACGGCATGTGCGTGAGCATAATGGAAAAGGATACGCTTGCTTTCAGTGCCCCAAAATTTGCAAGACGGCGGCTGCCCTGGGAATGCACCAGAAGAAACATCTATTCAAAAGTCCAGGTCCACAAGATAGAAAAGAACAGTTTTGCAGTGGAAGTGCTCAGCTGTTGgaaaatcaacattttcttgGCCCAGAAGGAAGCGAAgtgaaaaatatacaaaatgtaACTCCAGAAGTAATACTCTGA
- the ZBTB38 gene encoding zinc finger and BTB domain-containing protein 38 isoform X1 encodes MKDYFQIAWMTVMSHSKDLKDDFHSDTVLSILNEQRIRGILCDVTIIVEDTKFKAHSNVLAASSLYFKNIFWSRTICISGHVLELDDLKAEVFTEILNYIYSSTVVVKRQETVTDLAAAGKKLGISFLEDLTDVNFSSSPCPYAYCINEKGTVKEEKHEKRHEESAVTNGPRITNAFSIFETENSLFSPLDLRASFKKVSETIQTPNVSLDRRDACKDAEPASTLAEHSYAVSSGGDTFQGTPCFEQDSSPSYKTVEDHYENHQATPLVQPVKQACSTPKAAFKSQGTGLAVAKAPASTVTNTETPREAVNDQRIISFPKPQNKAGDFHLPREEENKSANVSGSAATVVPPAYNCNCCAKSFSDRALLSNLQLHSEHQETFVCKYCSKQFANLNILESHEQVCMRSSSLSVHNGNEQNFSDNYTATDGRNGSSYANAEPLLSENSITDYSNANCTLPETDHLVKVVDGQILYTCIVCKRSYVTLSSLRRHANVHSWRRTYPCHYCNKVFALAEYRTRHEIWHTGERRYQCIFCLETFMTYYILKNHQKSFHAIDHRLSVNKKTANGGLKPSMYPYKLYRLLPMKCRRLPYKSFRNSAYENVQTSSQANETASSNCFIQNSLSSELPSLNFQSNILTNNRTLALDTSSCNDAASSTNTQNSSSWGVGILNSDLQRDFFTADKRVPTAANDSSSHEYDSSIVSLTNVNENSTSVISYSSSAPSVIMHSSRVSSVIMHSKTVTSVENSKTESSSNLPSQSVSDDSKYGSENYGKCITKPKTIKEKKKTLQCTRAEATEDTQHVQGSGGSSSKTTNTVQESSKTETYIAKPALPGTSADSNVAPLCQITVKIGNEAIVKRHILGSKLFCKRGRKSKHESKQDNLIEESEMEIKEGSPSRLYSSECLELTEMCDDVSDQDSSDKPWRPYYNYKPKKKSKQLRKMKKTKWRKKHGNRNTVMESHSTCSREYALRNAPEEKAVSQEENTEMPSLHCELCERDKSSTTEIQDHVHWHVATSKPYICELCQKQFQSPSTLKMHMRCHTGEKPYTCKTCGKCFSVPGNLQKHERIHLGVKDFVCQYCNKAFTLNETLKIHERIHTGEKRYHCQFCLQSFLYLSTKRNHEQRHVREHNGKGYACFQCPKICKTAAALGMHQKKHLFKSPGPQDRKEQFCSGSAQLLENQHFLGPEGSEVKNIQNVTPEVIL; translated from the exons ATGAAGGACTACTTTCAAATAGCTTGG atGACAGTCATGTCCCATTCCAAGGATCTCAAGGACGACTTCCACAGTGACACTGTACTTTCTATTTTAAACGAACAGCGCATTAGGGGTATTTTATGTGATGTCACCATCATTGTGGAAGACACCAAATTTAAAGCCCATAGTAATGTGCTGGCAGCTTCAAGcctttactttaaaaacattttttggagTCGTACTATCTGTATTTCAGGTCATGTACTGGAGCTAGATGATCTCAAAGCTGAAGTGTTTACAGAAATACTGAACTACATCTACAGTTCCACAGTGGTTGTTAAGAGGCAGGAGACTGTAACAGACCTtgcagctgcagggaaaaaattGGGAATATCATTTCTCGAAGATCTTACAGATGTTAATTTTTCAAGCTCCCCGTGCCCCTATGCATACTGTATCAATGAGAAAGGGACtgttaaagaggaaaaacatgaaaagagacACGAAGAATCTGCTGTGACAAATGGACCACGAATTACAAATGCATTCTCaatttttgaaactgaaaacagtttgttttctcCACTTGATTTGAGGGCAAGCTTTAAAAAAGTATCTGAGACAATACAAACACCCAACGTCAGCCTTGACAGACGTGACGCTTGCAAAGATGCCGAGCCAGCCAGTACACTGGCAGAGCACTCCTACGCAGTTTCTTCGGGGGGAGATACTTTTCAAGGAACACCGTGTTTTGAACAGGACAGCAGCCCTTCATACAAAACGGTTGAAGACCACTATGAAAACCACCAAGCAACACCACTCGTTCAGCCAGTAAAACAAGCATGCAGTACTCCTAAGGCCGCTTTCAAGTCCCAGGGGACTGGTTTGGCTGTAGCAAAAGCACCGGCCTCTACAGTGACCAACACAGAAACCCCACGTGAAGCAGTTAATGATCAGagaattatttcctttccaaaacCTCAGAATAAAGCAGGAGATTTCCATTTgcccagagaagaggaaaacaaatctgCTAATGTCTCTGGATCTGCGGCAACTGTTGTTCCACCTGCTTACAACTGTAACTGCTGCGCAAAATCATTCAGTGACAGGGCATTACTAAGTAATCTTCAGCTCCACTCAGAGCATCAGGAAACTTTCGTATGCAAATACTGCAGCAAGCAATTTGCAAATCTAAATATACTGGAAAGTCATGAACAAGTCTGTATGAGATCAAGTAGCTTATCTGTTCACAATGGAAATGAACAAAATTTTTCAGATAACTATACTGCCACGGATGGAAGGAATGGAAGTTCATATGCAAACGCAGAGCCTCTATTGTCTGAAAACAGCATCACTGATTATTCTAATGCAAACTGCACTTTACCAGAAACAGATCATTTGGTTAAAGTTGTTGATGGGCAGATATTATATACTTGTATAGTTTGCAAACGTAGTTATGTAACATTGTCAAGCCTTCGAAGACATGCAAATGTGCATTCCTGGAGAAGAACATACCCTTGTCACTACTGCAACAAAGTATTTGCATTAGCTGAGTATCGCACCAGACACGAGATCTGGCACACCGGAGAAAGACGCTATCAGTGCATTTTCTGCCTGGAGACTTTTATGACTTACTATATTCtaaaaaatcatcagaaatCGTTCCATGCAATTGACCATCGCCTCTCAGTAAACAAGAAGACAGCCAATGGAGGCTTAAAACCAAGCATGTATCCATACAAACTTTATCGTCTTCTACCTATGAAATGCAGGCGACTACCTTATAAGTCCTTCCGAAATTCTGCATATGAAAATGTTCAAACAAGTAGCCAAGCTAATGAAACTGCTTCTAGTAACTGCTTCATTCAGAATTCTCTTAGCTCTGAGCTACCATCACTGAATTTTCAAAGTAATATACTAACAAACAACAGAACTCTTGCCCTGGACACCTCTTCATGTAATGATGCAGCATCTTCCACAAATACTCAGAATTCTTCCTCTTGGGGAGTAGGTATCTTAAATTCTGACCTGCAAAGAGACTTTTTCACAGCTGACAAAAGAGTTCCCACTGCCGCGAATGACTCTAGTTCTCATGAGTATGATTCCTCAATTGTGTCTTTAACTAACGTGAATGAAAATTCAACCTCTGTAATAAGTTACAGCAGTTCTGCACCCTCTGTTATAATGCACAGTAGCAGAGTTTCATCGGTAATAATGCACAGTAAAACAGTCACTTCTGTAGAAAACAGTAAGACAGAATCATCTAGTAATCTACCTAGTCAGTCTGTAAGTGATGACAGTAAATATGGGTCAGAAAATTATGGAAAATGCATTACCAAACCAAAAACtattaaggagaaaaagaaaacactgcagtgcaccagagcagaagcaaCTGAGGATACGCAGCACGTCCAAGGATCTGGAGGTTCATCTAGCAAAACCACTAATACTGTTCAAGAATCGAGTAAAACTGAAACTTACATTGCAAAGCCTGCCTTACCTGGAACATCTGCTGACAGCAATGTTGCTCCTCTTTGCcaaataacagtaaaaattgGTAACGAGGCCATTGTAAAAAGGCATATATTGGGATCTAAGCTGTTTTGTAAAAGGGGCCGCAAATCTAAACACGAGTCCAAACAGGACAATCTAATTGAGGAATCAGAAATGGAGATAAAGGAAGGAAGCCCATCTAGGCTCTATAGCTCAGAGTGCCTGGAGCTGACAGAAATGTGTGATGATGTAAGTGATCAGGACTCCAGTGATAAGCCCTGGAGACCGTATTACAATtacaaaccaaaaaagaaatctaaacagctaagaaaaatgaagaagaccaaatggaggaaaaagcaTGGAAACAGAAACACCGTTATGGAAAGTCACAGTACATGCAGTCGAGAGTATGCACTCAGGAATGCTCCTGAAGAAAAGGCTGTCAGTCAAGAAGAGAACACAGAAATGCCCAGTCTTCACTGTGAGCTCTGTGAAAGAGATAAATCTTCCACCACAGAAATTCAAGACCACGTACACTGGCATGTAGCTACTTCAAAGCCTTACATTTGTGAATTATGccaaaaacaatttcaaagtCCATCCACCTTAAAAATGCATATGAGGTGTCACACTGGGGAAAAGCCCTACACCTGCAAAACCTGTgggaaatgtttttcagttcCTGGAAATCTACAGAAACATGAACGTATTCACTTAGGTGTCAAAGACTTTGTCTGCCAATACTGTAATAAGGCATTTACTTTAAATGAAACGCTCAAAATACACGAAAGAATTCATACAGGAGAAAAACGCTACCACTGTCAGTTCTGCTTACAGAGTTTCCTGTACCTTTCTACCAAAAGGAACCACGAGCAACGGCATGTGCGTGAGCATAATGGAAAAGGATACGCTTGCTTTCAGTGCCCCAAAATTTGCAAGACGGCGGCTGCCCTGGGAATGCACCAGAAGAAACATCTATTCAAAAGTCCAGGTCCACAAGATAGAAAAGAACAGTTTTGCAGTGGAAGTGCTCAGCTGTTGgaaaatcaacattttcttgGCCCAGAAGGAAGCGAAgtgaaaaatatacaaaatgtaACTCCAGAAGTAATACTCTGA